A DNA window from uncultured Methanoregula sp. contains the following coding sequences:
- the priL gene encoding DNA primase regulatory subunit PriL, producing MDYSPSAKELSHFPFLKKAQDHIKNRFSSIDSVLNDPKGEALVRNALARIQESLLPKKTEYSVTLPAEDEIAAYALARVIVSCINDRQLLDRLTRYEAERAYYFLNSEIGSETTKGWNDDAVLDDDMNSGISNYVAAEFEITLAKDRIPLVDYVEVVSQLHEERFKLVNRRVQRGFIEIRRDEVLELLRERIRVILRRDLPYRVPKNLCQQLAPAAEQIKAEYQSRMLQQFGAIEESAFPPCMQALITALTAGTNLTHAGRFALTTFLHTIGMDVAGIANLYGRSPDFDIEKTMYQVEHITGRGGSGTEYTTPACAAMLTTGICVHKDKLCERVSHPLSYYKAKKKDIAKIRKPAVAEQSGEGKTPAPPT from the coding sequence ATGGACTATTCTCCATCAGCAAAGGAACTATCCCATTTTCCCTTTTTAAAAAAAGCCCAGGACCATATCAAGAACCGCTTCTCATCGATCGATTCCGTGCTGAACGATCCAAAAGGAGAAGCACTGGTCCGGAATGCGCTTGCACGGATCCAGGAATCCCTGCTGCCGAAAAAAACTGAATATAGCGTGACTTTGCCGGCTGAGGACGAGATCGCGGCCTATGCACTGGCGCGGGTCATCGTCTCCTGCATAAACGATCGCCAGCTCCTGGACCGGCTCACCCGTTACGAAGCCGAACGTGCGTATTATTTCCTGAATTCCGAGATCGGGTCGGAGACTACCAAAGGCTGGAACGATGATGCGGTTCTCGATGATGACATGAACAGCGGGATCTCGAATTATGTTGCCGCTGAATTCGAGATCACCCTTGCAAAGGATCGCATCCCCCTTGTGGATTACGTAGAGGTAGTATCTCAGCTGCACGAAGAGCGGTTCAAGCTGGTGAACCGCCGGGTCCAGCGGGGTTTTATCGAAATCCGGAGGGACGAGGTCCTTGAACTGCTCCGGGAACGAATAAGAGTTATCCTCCGGCGCGATCTTCCCTACCGGGTTCCAAAAAATCTCTGCCAGCAGCTGGCTCCCGCTGCAGAGCAGATCAAGGCGGAATACCAGAGCCGGATGCTCCAGCAGTTCGGTGCCATCGAGGAGAGCGCATTTCCTCCCTGCATGCAGGCTCTCATCACGGCCCTGACGGCAGGGACCAACCTGACCCATGCGGGAAGGTTTGCGCTCACCACGTTCCTGCATACTATTGGCATGGATGTGGCAGGCATCGCCAACCTGTACGGCCGGTCCCCGGATTTCGATATCGAGAAGACCATGTACCAGGTGGAACATATCACCGGCCGGGGCGGGTCAGGTACGGAATACACAACCCCTGCCTGTGCAGCAATGCTGACAACCGGCATCTGCGTCCACAAAGACAAGCTCTGCGAGAGGGTCAGTCACCCGTTGAGTTACTATAAAGCCAAAAAGAAGGATATTGCAAAGATCAGAAAACCGGCGGTTGCGGAGCAGTCCGGCGAAGGAAAAACTCCAGCCCCGCCTACGTGA
- a CDS encoding DNA polymerase sliding clamp, which produces MLKATIDADIFREAIDAISALIPECRLHTDESGLSTRAVDTANVAMINLTLKKEAFDSFKATTSQLGIDITKMKNIFGMAGKGDLISLELPDNAQKMSVSVHGYHYSITLLDTNTIRKDPNPPTISLPGKIVIKGEDLNNAMKAAAVISDKIALGINPKDQTFYLVAEGDTDHIRREFAKDELISLAPAEARSLFSLDYLKDMGKVMSKAAEVEIYLGIDHPVRFAFDIAGGNGHVEYLLAPRIEAD; this is translated from the coding sequence ATGTTAAAAGCAACGATTGATGCAGACATTTTCAGGGAAGCTATCGATGCGATCTCGGCTCTCATCCCTGAGTGCCGGCTGCATACGGACGAGTCAGGACTCTCCACGCGGGCTGTTGATACCGCAAACGTGGCGATGATCAACCTCACGCTCAAGAAAGAGGCATTTGATTCGTTTAAGGCAACCACGAGCCAGCTGGGTATTGACATAACCAAGATGAAGAACATCTTCGGCATGGCGGGAAAAGGCGATCTCATCAGCCTTGAGCTTCCCGACAATGCCCAGAAGATGTCGGTCTCGGTGCATGGCTACCACTACTCCATCACGCTCCTTGATACCAATACGATCCGGAAAGACCCGAACCCGCCAACGATCAGCCTTCCCGGTAAGATCGTGATCAAGGGAGAAGATCTCAACAATGCCATGAAGGCAGCCGCGGTCATCTCGGACAAGATTGCGCTTGGGATCAACCCGAAAGACCAGACCTTTTATCTGGTTGCCGAAGGAGACACCGATCACATCCGGCGCGAATTTGCAAAAGATGAACTCATCTCGCTTGCCCCTGCAGAAGCCCGCTCGCTCTTCTCGCTCGATTATCTCAAGGATATGGGAAAAGTCATGAGCAAAGCTGCCGAAGTGGAGATCTATCTCGGCATCGACCACCCGGTCCGGTTCGCGTTCGACATAGCCGGCGGGAACGGTCACGTCGAATACCTCCTTGCCCCGCGGATTGAGGCCGACTGA